From Halotia branconii CENA392, the proteins below share one genomic window:
- a CDS encoding Ycf66 family protein gives MLAFVLAFVVGLGSLAIYIAAFFFPEIHRKNDFVWSGVGLFYALVLWIFAPRISGGLLLGHVASVALLVWFGWQTLSLRRQLTPQAQQTQVPSSETVKTGIQQQATKLSIPERLTQWQKGLSSTFGGVKDKVQKQPTSKPEDITSVLAEQPAVEIIDETTATPEQSIEEDIAISETESLTESLPKVTPPNPPSPESVSAAQPHAEEKEPIPAEEIAPDASLAPPAEGSN, from the coding sequence ATGCTGGCATTTGTTCTAGCTTTTGTGGTCGGACTTGGTAGTTTAGCCATTTACATAGCAGCTTTCTTTTTTCCCGAAATCCACCGCAAGAATGATTTTGTTTGGAGTGGTGTAGGGCTATTTTACGCCTTAGTATTATGGATTTTTGCACCACGCATTTCTGGAGGTTTGCTTTTAGGTCATGTAGCTAGTGTGGCGCTTTTAGTTTGGTTTGGCTGGCAAACTCTTTCATTACGTCGCCAATTGACCCCACAGGCACAACAAACCCAAGTACCCAGTTCTGAGACGGTGAAAACTGGTATTCAGCAGCAAGCAACTAAGTTGTCCATTCCAGAACGGCTGACTCAATGGCAAAAGGGTCTAAGTAGCACCTTCGGTGGTGTGAAAGACAAGGTACAAAAGCAACCAACTTCTAAACCGGAAGATATTACCTCTGTATTAGCAGAGCAGCCTGCTGTTGAGATTATCGACGAAACCACTGCCACACCAGAACAATCGATAGAAGAGGATATCGCTATTAGCGAAACCGAATCTCTAACCGAGAGCTTGCCAAAAGTAACTCCACCAAACCCTCCATCTCCTGAATCGGTGTCAGCCGCACAACCTCATGCTGAGGAGAAAGAACCAATTCCCGCAGAAGAAATTGCTCCAGATGCTTCACTTGCTCCTCCAGCAGAAGGATCAAACTAA
- the gndA gene encoding NADP-dependent phosphogluconate dehydrogenase — MTLQSFGVIGLAVMGENIALNVERNGFPIAVYNRSREKTDAFMAQRAPGRNVKAAFTLEEFVAALERPRKILVMVQAGKPVDAVIAQLKPLLNEGDIIIDGGNSWFEDTERRTQELEPTGLRYLGMGVSGGEEGALNGPSLMPGGTQSSYEYLSPIFNKIAAQVDDGPCVTYIGPGGSGHYVKMVHNGIEYGDMQLIAEAYDLLKNVAGLDPKQLHEVFTEWNTTDELNSFLIEITSNIFPYIDPETKKPLVDLIVDAAGQKGTGRWTVQTALELGVSIPTITAAVNARIISSIKEERVAASKILTGPNSKYDGQTKDFINKVRDALYCSKICSYAQGMALLSTASKTYNWNLDLGEMARIWKGGCIIRAGFLNKIKKAFTENPALPNLLLAPEFKQTILDRQTAWREVIATAATLGIPVPAFSASLDYFDSYRRDRLPQNLTQAQRDYFGAHTYQRLDKSGTFHTEWVPIDEAKKK, encoded by the coding sequence ATGACACTACAAAGCTTTGGTGTGATTGGATTAGCCGTTATGGGTGAGAACATCGCTCTTAATGTTGAGCGTAATGGCTTCCCAATTGCAGTTTACAACCGCTCCCGCGAAAAAACGGACGCGTTTATGGCGCAGCGTGCGCCAGGAAGGAACGTCAAAGCCGCCTTTACTTTAGAAGAATTTGTCGCAGCATTGGAACGTCCCCGCAAAATCCTAGTAATGGTGCAAGCTGGTAAACCAGTAGATGCGGTGATTGCTCAACTCAAACCTTTGCTCAATGAAGGCGATATCATTATCGACGGTGGTAACTCTTGGTTTGAAGACACGGAACGACGCACTCAAGAATTAGAACCGACTGGACTTCGGTATCTTGGTATGGGTGTCAGTGGCGGTGAAGAAGGGGCGCTGAACGGCCCATCACTGATGCCTGGAGGTACACAAAGCTCTTACGAGTACTTGTCACCAATTTTCAACAAAATTGCTGCCCAAGTCGATGATGGCCCTTGTGTAACTTATATTGGCCCTGGTGGTTCTGGTCACTACGTCAAAATGGTACACAACGGCATTGAGTATGGCGATATGCAGCTAATAGCTGAAGCCTACGACTTGCTAAAGAATGTTGCTGGACTTGACCCTAAGCAGCTGCATGAAGTCTTCACCGAGTGGAACACCACCGATGAACTCAATTCGTTTTTGATTGAGATTACCTCAAATATCTTCCCCTACATTGACCCGGAAACAAAAAAACCTTTAGTCGATTTGATTGTTGACGCAGCAGGTCAAAAGGGAACCGGACGTTGGACTGTGCAAACTGCATTAGAGTTGGGAGTTTCCATTCCTACAATTACAGCCGCAGTGAATGCCCGGATTATATCTTCCATTAAAGAAGAACGGGTAGCAGCATCCAAGATTTTGACAGGCCCTAATAGCAAGTATGACGGGCAAACCAAGGACTTTATCAATAAAGTACGCGATGCTCTTTATTGCTCAAAAATCTGTTCTTACGCTCAAGGGATGGCACTGCTATCTACAGCTTCAAAAACATATAATTGGAATTTGGATCTGGGCGAAATGGCGCGGATTTGGAAAGGTGGCTGTATTATTCGTGCTGGCTTCTTGAATAAGATTAAGAAGGCTTTTACTGAAAATCCAGCATTACCTAACTTGCTTTTAGCGCCTGAATTTAAGCAAACAATTCTCGACAGACAAACAGCTTGGCGCGAAGTCATAGCGACAGCAGCAACACTGGGCATTCCAGTACCCGCATTTAGTGCATCTTTAGATTATTTTGATAGCTATCGCCGCGATCGCTTGCCCCAAAACCTCACTCAAGCCCAACGCGATTACTTTGGCGCACATACTTACCAGCGTCTTGACAAGTCTGGAACTTTCCACACCGAGTGGGTTCCCATTGACGAGGCTAAGAAAAAATAA
- a CDS encoding element excision factor XisI family protein, producing the protein MSDYAKLRPSHGNIPLDAIFDEMRDRYSLMQVGWNRGKWVRGNLIYVIIDNDQVIIEYDGMEYGITQDLVKKGIPESDMVLAFLPDSRTVSIA; encoded by the coding sequence ATTAGTGATTACGCCAAACTACGCCCATCTCACGGCAACATTCCCTTAGATGCCATATTTGACGAGATGCGCGATCGCTATTCTCTGATGCAGGTTGGTTGGAATAGAGGAAAGTGGGTGCGTGGCAACCTGATCTATGTAATTATCGATAATGATCAAGTAATCATTGAATACGATGGTATGGAATATGGAATTACTCAGGACTTAGTTAAAAAAGGTATCCCTGAGAGTGATATGGTGCTGGCTTTTCTACCGGATTCGCGGACTGTTTCCATCGCTTGA
- a CDS encoding protein kinase domain-containing protein, producing MSYCLNPRCLKPENPNDVKFCLTCGYKLLLKERYRAIKPIGQGGFGRTFLAVDEDKPSKPRCVIKQFYPQAQGTNTVQKAVELFNQEAVQLDELGSHPQIPELLAYFTQDDRQYLVQEFIDGPNLAQELGQNGAFNETQIWQLLNELLPVLQFCHQRQVIHRDIKPENIILRGSDAYGKHKALHRLVLVDFGASKSTAGAASNRTGTSIGSPEYVAPEQIRGRASFASDIYSLGATCINLLTGRSPFDSYDTNNDSWIWQQYLKTPISNNLSLILHKMLESIPARRYQTIAEVLQDLNQQSSAVATPAKPAPTLPPTVVSKTPSQVDLELEELKTQFLVGGKPQPNKVQPSNPLSQPTSKSKIDTELEEVKAKFMGKNNIPNQ from the coding sequence ATGAGCTACTGCCTTAATCCCCGCTGTCTAAAACCAGAAAATCCCAATGATGTCAAGTTTTGCCTAACTTGTGGTTATAAGTTACTCCTAAAGGAACGCTACCGTGCTATCAAACCCATAGGACAAGGTGGTTTTGGCAGAACTTTTTTAGCAGTAGATGAGGATAAACCTTCTAAACCTCGCTGTGTAATCAAGCAATTTTATCCCCAAGCACAAGGCACTAACACAGTGCAGAAAGCCGTGGAGTTATTTAATCAAGAAGCGGTTCAATTAGATGAATTAGGCAGTCATCCCCAAATTCCAGAACTGCTAGCATATTTTACTCAAGATGATCGACAGTATCTTGTACAAGAATTTATTGATGGGCCAAATTTAGCCCAGGAATTAGGCCAAAATGGGGCTTTCAATGAAACGCAGATATGGCAGTTACTTAATGAGTTATTGCCTGTACTGCAATTTTGCCATCAGCGCCAAGTTATTCACCGCGATATTAAGCCAGAAAATATTATTTTACGTGGTAGCGATGCCTACGGTAAACATAAAGCCTTACACAGACTAGTTTTGGTAGATTTTGGTGCTTCTAAGTCTACAGCAGGTGCTGCTTCAAATAGAACTGGAACTAGTATTGGTAGTCCAGAATATGTTGCACCTGAACAAATTCGAGGTAGAGCTAGTTTTGCCAGCGATATTTACAGTTTGGGTGCTACTTGTATTAACCTATTAACTGGGCGATCGCCTTTCGATTCCTATGACACCAACAACGATAGCTGGATCTGGCAGCAATATCTCAAAACTCCTATCAGCAATAATTTGAGCCTTATTCTTCATAAGATGCTAGAAAGTATTCCAGCGCGACGCTACCAAACAATAGCAGAAGTTTTGCAAGACTTAAATCAACAATCATCAGCAGTTGCTACACCAGCTAAACCAGCACCCACTTTGCCGCCTACAGTTGTCAGTAAGACACCTAGCCAAGTTGATTTGGAATTAGAGGAATTAAAAACCCAATTTCTAGTCGGAGGTAAACCTCAACCAAATAAAGTTCAGCCATCAAATCCTCTATCTCAGCCTACTAGTAAAAGCAAGATAGATACAGAGTTAGAAGAAGTAAAAGCTAAATTTATGGGGAAGAATAATATACCAAATCAATGA
- a CDS encoding 50S ribosomal protein L11 methyltransferase codes for MSLMELSLDTTDEAVDWVCTLLAEIIDINDIQITKYIEQSQPKLAKQDLAHSPWTFTIRLHIPYDLHSRVTIEKIVNLLSPLHRTGLATTIQTTVIEAKSTGTDIHNPLIHRIGKRFVVLAPDTSYQSQTTDEVILRMQTSLAFGSGLHPATILALQLLERYIISTMNVLDLGSGSGILSVAIAKLGATVLALDNDAIAVQATQNAVVQNQVEQQVKVIEGSLGVGSDLGHWMGGITSNHVSKIESQPTFDLIVANIFARVHIALANDFKRSLRPGGILITAGFTSDHEENVVTALTDVGFEMIDCERINEWVALAYRLC; via the coding sequence ATGTCGTTGATGGAATTGAGCCTTGATACAACAGATGAGGCTGTTGATTGGGTTTGTACGCTGCTGGCTGAAATTATTGATATCAATGATATTCAGATTACAAAATATATTGAACAAAGCCAACCTAAATTAGCTAAACAAGATTTAGCACACTCCCCTTGGACATTTACGATTCGCTTACACATTCCCTATGATCTGCATTCGCGGGTAACTATAGAAAAAATTGTTAATTTGCTGTCACCTTTGCATCGTACAGGATTAGCGACTACGATTCAAACAACTGTGATTGAGGCAAAATCAACAGGCACAGATATCCATAATCCTTTGATTCACCGCATTGGTAAACGATTTGTTGTGCTTGCTCCTGATACATCTTACCAATCTCAAACCACAGACGAAGTAATCTTGAGAATGCAAACCAGTCTGGCTTTTGGTAGTGGTTTACACCCAGCGACGATTCTCGCTCTTCAACTACTTGAACGTTACATTATTTCTACAATGAATGTTCTTGACCTGGGATCGGGTTCTGGTATTTTGAGTGTAGCGATCGCCAAACTAGGGGCAACGGTTTTAGCATTAGATAATGACGCTATTGCTGTACAAGCAACTCAAAATGCTGTAGTTCAAAATCAGGTAGAGCAACAAGTAAAAGTAATAGAAGGAAGTTTAGGAGTTGGCAGTGATTTGGGGCATTGGATGGGTGGAATTACAAGTAATCATGTATCCAAAATTGAAAGTCAGCCAACTTTTGACTTAATCGTGGCGAATATTTTCGCACGAGTGCATATCGCCCTTGCCAATGATTTTAAGCGATCGCTGCGTCCAGGTGGAATATTAATTACAGCTGGTTTTACCAGCGACCATGAGGAAAATGTGGTTACAGCTTTAACAGATGTAGGATTTGAGATGATCGATTGTGAACGAATCAATGAATGGGTTGCACTTGCTTATCGCCTCTGTTAA
- the ilvA gene encoding threonine ammonia-lyase, biosynthetic: MYCDYLVQILTARVYDVAQETPLEYAPNLSARLNNQLLLKREDMQSVFSFKLRGAYNKMVNLPPDVLAVGVIAASAGNHAQGVALAANRLGTRAIIVMPVTTPQVKVNAVKTRGGEVVLHGNTYDDAYTYARELEKEKGLTFIHPFDDPDVIAGQGTIGMEILRQYQQPIHAIFVAIGGGGLISGIAAYVKRLRPEIKIIGVEPVDADAMYQSLQAGHRVRLPQVGLFADGVAVREVGEETFRLCQNYVDEIILVDTDATCAAIKDVFEDTRSILEPAGALAIAAAKVYSEREKIQGQTLIAVACGANMNFDRLRFVAERAEFGERREAIFAVAIPEERGSLCKFCKCIGDRNLTEFNYRIADQQEAHIFVGVQIQNRADAVKIVDTFEGCGFKTIDLTDDELTKLHLRHMVGGHSVLAHNELLYRFEFPERPGALMKFVGSMSPNWNISMFHYRNNGADYGRIVVGMQVPPHEMEEWQAFLDTLGYRYWDESQNMAYKLFLG, from the coding sequence ATGTATTGTGACTACTTGGTACAAATCCTGACTGCCCGTGTGTATGATGTTGCCCAGGAAACACCACTAGAGTATGCCCCGAATCTTTCTGCAAGACTGAATAATCAGCTTCTACTGAAGCGAGAAGATATGCAGTCAGTATTTTCTTTTAAGTTACGTGGTGCTTATAACAAGATGGTGAACTTGCCACCTGATGTCTTGGCAGTGGGTGTTATTGCTGCATCTGCTGGCAACCATGCCCAAGGAGTTGCTCTGGCTGCTAATCGATTGGGAACACGGGCAATTATTGTGATGCCAGTAACGACACCCCAAGTTAAAGTGAATGCAGTGAAAACGCGAGGAGGAGAGGTAGTATTACATGGCAATACCTACGATGATGCATATACTTACGCTCGTGAACTAGAAAAAGAAAAAGGATTAACCTTTATTCATCCCTTTGATGATCCAGATGTGATTGCTGGACAGGGAACTATTGGCATGGAAATTTTGCGGCAATACCAGCAACCTATTCATGCCATCTTTGTCGCAATTGGTGGTGGTGGATTAATTTCTGGGATTGCAGCGTATGTGAAACGATTACGTCCAGAGATCAAGATTATTGGAGTAGAACCAGTAGATGCCGATGCGATGTATCAATCGCTGCAAGCTGGACATCGAGTAAGATTACCTCAAGTGGGTTTATTTGCCGATGGGGTAGCAGTGCGGGAAGTAGGCGAAGAAACCTTTCGTCTGTGCCAAAATTACGTAGACGAAATTATTTTGGTAGATACCGATGCTACCTGTGCTGCAATTAAAGACGTATTTGAAGATACGCGCTCAATTTTAGAACCTGCCGGTGCATTAGCGATCGCAGCTGCTAAGGTCTATTCAGAACGGGAAAAAATCCAGGGACAAACCTTAATTGCTGTTGCTTGCGGTGCTAACATGAACTTTGACCGCCTCCGCTTTGTAGCAGAACGAGCAGAGTTTGGTGAACGCCGTGAAGCTATTTTTGCAGTGGCAATTCCGGAAGAACGAGGTAGCCTGTGTAAGTTTTGCAAATGTATCGGCGATCGCAATTTAACTGAATTTAATTATCGCATTGCCGATCAACAAGAAGCCCATATTTTTGTGGGTGTGCAAATTCAAAACCGGGCTGATGCAGTCAAAATAGTAGATACTTTTGAGGGTTGCGGTTTTAAAACTATTGATTTGACAGATGATGAATTGACAAAATTACATCTGCGTCACATGGTTGGAGGACACTCTGTTTTAGCGCATAATGAGTTACTTTACCGTTTTGAGTTTCCCGAACGTCCTGGTGCGTTGATGAAATTTGTCGGTTCTATGAGTCCCAACTGGAATATTAGTATGTTCCACTATCGTAATAATGGAGCAGATTATGGGCGCATTGTTGTAGGAATGCAAGTACCACCCCACGAAATGGAAGAATGGCAAGCATTTCTAGATACCCTTGGCTATCGCTATTGGGATGAAAGCCAGAATATGGCATATAAGCTATTTTTGGGTTAA
- a CDS encoding malic enzyme-like NAD(P)-binding protein — protein sequence MADLTPNSSFSLTLRLQIPNRVGMLASVTQAIATSGGNLGQIDLIEQTRQESIRDITVDAASTEHAETIVQAVKALSNIKLLSVYDRTFNLHRGGKISIASRIPLKSVSDLAMAYTPGVGRICTAIAQDPEEVYNLTIKQNTVAIVTDGSAVLGLGNLGPAAALPVMEGKAMLFKEFAGLDAFPICLATQDTDEIVRTVKNLAPVFGGVNLEDIAAPRCFEIEQKLRQELDIPVFHDDQHGTAIVTLAALFNALKLVHKSMAEIRIIINGAGAAGVAIARLLRKAGAEKIWMCDSKGIISNSRTDLTEEKREFAVKAQGTLGGAMQGADVFIGVSAPGVLTLEMVQSMAKDPIIFAMANPIPEIQPELVSKDVAVIATGRSDYPNQINNVLAFPGVFRGALDCRAQTITTTMYLEAANAIASLVKPSDLNREHIIPSVFDERVVTAVAAAVQQAARQEGIAQS from the coding sequence ATGGCAGACCTAACTCCCAATTCTAGTTTTAGTTTGACGTTGCGCTTGCAGATTCCCAATCGTGTAGGGATGTTAGCGTCAGTAACCCAAGCGATCGCAACTAGCGGTGGTAATCTGGGTCAAATTGATTTAATTGAGCAAACCCGCCAAGAATCAATTCGTGATATTACTGTTGATGCTGCTAGCACTGAACACGCTGAAACCATTGTGCAAGCAGTGAAAGCGTTGTCAAACATTAAACTGCTGAGTGTCTACGATCGCACCTTTAATTTGCATCGTGGTGGCAAAATTAGCATTGCTAGCAGAATCCCCTTAAAAAGTGTTTCCGATTTAGCAATGGCATACACCCCAGGAGTTGGTAGGATTTGTACCGCGATCGCTCAAGATCCAGAAGAAGTTTACAACTTAACCATTAAACAAAACACCGTTGCCATTGTTACCGATGGCAGTGCCGTCTTAGGATTGGGTAATCTTGGCCCTGCTGCTGCTTTACCAGTTATGGAAGGTAAAGCAATGCTGTTTAAAGAATTTGCGGGGCTGGATGCTTTTCCTATTTGTCTTGCTACCCAAGATACAGATGAAATTGTCCGGACAGTAAAAAATCTCGCGCCAGTATTTGGAGGGGTGAATTTAGAAGATATTGCTGCGCCTCGTTGCTTTGAAATTGAACAAAAATTGCGGCAAGAATTAGATATACCCGTTTTTCATGATGACCAACACGGTACAGCAATTGTTACTTTAGCGGCCTTGTTTAACGCCTTGAAACTGGTACACAAGTCAATGGCAGAAATACGCATCATAATCAACGGTGCTGGGGCTGCTGGTGTGGCGATCGCTCGCTTACTCCGCAAAGCAGGAGCAGAAAAAATCTGGATGTGTGACTCTAAAGGTATTATCTCTAACAGTCGTACCGACCTCACAGAAGAGAAACGAGAATTTGCCGTCAAAGCTCAGGGTACTCTAGGAGGAGCGATGCAAGGAGCAGATGTTTTTATTGGTGTGAGCGCACCAGGAGTCTTGACACTAGAAATGGTGCAATCAATGGCTAAAGATCCAATTATTTTTGCTATGGCTAATCCCATTCCTGAAATTCAGCCAGAATTAGTCAGTAAAGATGTTGCTGTGATTGCTACTGGACGCAGTGATTACCCAAATCAAATTAACAACGTCCTGGCTTTTCCTGGGGTATTTCGTGGTGCTTTAGATTGTCGGGCGCAGACAATTACCACTACCATGTATTTAGAAGCTGCAAATGCGATCGCCTCTTTAGTTAAACCTTCGGACTTGAATCGAGAACACATTATTCCTTCGGTGTTTGATGAGCGCGTCGTCACCGCTGTTGCTGCGGCTGTGCAGCAAGCAGCGCGTCAAGAAGGTATTGCTCAAAGTTAA
- a CDS encoding NAD(P)/FAD-dependent oxidoreductase — protein MVASLENNAPHQVVIVGGGFGGLYTAKALKKANVNVTLIDKRNFHLFQPLLYQVATGTLSPADISAPLRSVFSKSKNTKVLLGEVNDIDPKAQQVILGDEVVPYDTLIVATGVNHSYFGKDNWKKFAPGLKTVEDAIEMRRQIFSAFEAAEKETDPEKRRALLTFVIVGGGPTGVELAGAIAELAYQTLTEDFRSINTSEAKILLLQGGDRILPHISPELSKVAAESLQKLGVAVHTKTRVTNVENNTVTFKQGDELTEITSKTILWAAGVQGSPMGKALAKSTGVECDRSGRVIVEPDLSIKGYKNIFVVGDLGNFSHQNGKPLPGVAPVAKQQGEYVAKLIQRRLKGDTLPQFRYNDMGTLAMIGQNLAVVDLGLVKLKGFIAWAFWLIIHIYFLIEFDTKLVVAIQWGWNYITRNRRSRLITGREEFVGIKTVNNIVQQPSSTPL, from the coding sequence ATGGTAGCCTCACTTGAGAATAATGCACCACATCAGGTTGTGATCGTTGGTGGTGGCTTTGGTGGACTGTATACAGCAAAAGCTCTCAAGAAAGCAAATGTCAATGTTACTCTCATTGATAAACGTAACTTTCACCTATTTCAGCCGCTTTTATATCAAGTTGCCACAGGTACGCTATCACCTGCTGATATTTCTGCACCATTACGATCTGTATTCAGCAAAAGCAAGAATACAAAAGTGTTATTGGGAGAAGTAAATGATATTGATCCTAAGGCACAACAAGTTATTTTGGGTGATGAAGTAGTACCTTACGATACATTAATTGTCGCCACAGGTGTTAATCATTCCTATTTTGGTAAGGATAACTGGAAAAAATTTGCTCCTGGTTTGAAAACTGTTGAAGATGCCATAGAAATGCGTCGCCAGATATTTTCGGCATTTGAAGCAGCTGAAAAAGAAACTGACCCTGAAAAACGTCGTGCTTTGCTGACTTTTGTGATTGTGGGAGGTGGTCCGACCGGTGTAGAATTAGCAGGTGCGATCGCGGAATTGGCATACCAAACTCTCACAGAAGATTTCCGCAGCATTAACACCTCAGAAGCGAAAATTTTATTATTGCAAGGGGGCGATCGCATCCTCCCACACATTTCACCAGAATTATCAAAAGTAGCCGCAGAATCTTTGCAAAAGTTGGGTGTAGCTGTCCATACTAAAACCAGAGTGACAAATGTTGAAAATAACACCGTTACTTTCAAGCAAGGCGATGAATTGACAGAAATTACCTCAAAAACTATCTTGTGGGCAGCAGGTGTTCAAGGTTCGCCGATGGGGAAAGCCCTAGCAAAAAGTACAGGTGTAGAGTGCGATCGCTCTGGACGTGTGATTGTAGAACCAGACTTGTCTATCAAGGGTTATAAAAACATTTTTGTTGTGGGAGATTTAGGCAACTTTTCTCATCAAAATGGTAAACCCTTACCTGGTGTTGCGCCTGTAGCCAAACAACAAGGAGAGTATGTAGCTAAACTCATTCAACGCAGGCTTAAAGGTGATACTTTGCCACAATTTCGTTACAACGACATGGGTACTTTGGCCATGATTGGGCAAAATTTAGCTGTTGTAGATTTAGGTTTAGTTAAACTCAAAGGTTTCATTGCTTGGGCTTTTTGGCTAATAATTCACATTTACTTCTTAATCGAGTTTGACACTAAATTAGTAGTAGCAATTCAGTGGGGATGGAATTATATTACTCGTAATCGTCGCTCTAGATTGATTACAGGTCGAGAAGAGTTTGTAGGAATAAAAACTGTTAATAATATTGTGCAACAGCCTTCTAGTACACCCCTGTAA